A single window of Neurospora crassa OR74A linkage group VII, whole genome shotgun sequence DNA harbors:
- a CDS encoding O-methyltransferase — MAISVQPPTRDRTAGHRTKKSTSSVSVTPVSEPQPIDPSIINRPNDLSAVPDLLSAIFTQGIAAVTSPSDDATRLALLSSARALVLALESPRETMLRQCWADTVCMSTLSVGVDTGVWAYLGRDDRPKRVADIAAATGFEAAYLARLLKHVAAMGHVIETGKDEYKPTNFSKALAIPTLGAAYPLFTGPGNTGGVLRCTASFPSYLKSTNLTTPTSITNSNTQFAFDTPKNFFELCHDPAYAPMGAQFNTHMGSYAFGRPTWVDEGFYPVGERLLEGFDDEDETAALLVDIGGSIGHDLQKFRDAFPEAKGRLVLQDLEPVVRQVKEDDLDASIERMAYDFLTEQPVKGARAYYMHSVLHDWPDHQCVPILENVKAAMKPGYSRLLINENVIPDVGASWESTSLDIMMSCLVSSKERTRDEWVQLLERDAGLKITGFYPVGHGVESIIECELPSEESESSNEDTESSTDESL; from the exons ATGGCCATATCCGTCCAACCCCCAACCCGCGACCGCACTGCCGGCCACCGCACCAAAAAGTCCACGTCTTCCGTCTCCGTCACCCCCGTATCAGAACCCCAACCCATCgacccatccatcatcaaccgaCCCAACGACCTCTCTGCGGTACCCGACCTCCTCTCCGCCATCTTCACCCAAGGCATCGCCGCCGTGACCTCCCCCTCAGATGACGCCACGCGGCTCGCGCTCCTCTCGTCCGCTCGGGCCCTCGTCCTGGCGCTCGAAAGCCCGCGCGAGACTATGCTCCGGCAATGCTGGGCCGACACGGTGTGCATGTCCACCTTGTCGGTCGGCGTCGACACGGGCGTGTGGGCCTACCTTGGGCGAGACGACCGACCTAAGCGCGTGGCGGACATTGCTGCGGCCACGGGGTTTGAGGCGGCATACCTGGCCCGACTGCTGAAGCATGTAGCTGCCATGGGCCATGTGATTGAGACGGGCAAGGACGAGTATAAGCCGACCAATTTTAGTAAAGCGTTGGCGATCCCGACTTTGGGAGCTGCGTATCCTTTGTT CACGGGACCAGGTAACACGGGCGGAGTCCTCCGCTGCACGGCCTCGTTCCCTTCCTACCTCAAGTCCACCAACCTCACCACCCCGacttccatcaccaacagcaacacgCAGTTCGCCTTCGACACCCCCAAGAACTTTTTTGAGCTGTGCCATGACCCGGCATATGCGCCAATGGGAGCCCAGTTCAACACGCACATGGGGTCGTACGCCTTTGGCCGGCCCACGTGGGTGGACGAGGGCTTTTATCCGGTTGGGGAGCGTCTGCTGGAGGGCttcgatgacgaggacgagacgGCGGCGTTGTTGGTGGATATCGGCGGGAGTATCGGGCATGATTTGCAGAAATTCCGAGATGCGTTTCCGGAAGCGAAGGGTAGACTGGTCCTACAGGATCTGGAGCCTGTGGTGAGACAGGTGAAGGAGGATGATTTGGATGCGAGTATTGAGAGGATGGCGTATGATTTTTTGACGGAGCAGCCGGTTAAGG GAGCCCGCGCGTACTACATGCACTCGGTCCTGCATGACTGGCCGGATCATCAGTGCGTCCCCATTCTGGAAAACGTCAAGGCGGCCATGAAGCCGGGGTACTCGCGCTTGTTGATCAACGAGAACGTGATCCCAGATGTGGGCGCAAGCTGGGAGAGCACTTCGTTGGATATCATGATGTCGTGCTTGGTGTCGTCCAAGGAGAGGACAAGGGATGAGTGGGTGCAGTTGTTGGAGCGCGATGCTGGGCTCAAGATTACCGGGTTTTATCCGGTTGGGCATGGCGTGGAGAGCATCATTGAGTGTGAGTTGCCAAGTGAGGAGAGTGAGTCGTCGAACGAGGACACTGAGTCGTCGACGGATGAGTCTTTGTAA